A window from Bacteroidales bacterium encodes these proteins:
- a CDS encoding 30S ribosomal protein THX — translation MGKGDKKTKRGKIFKGTYGVRRPKKASIKFFVKPEKEEKKVKKEITEKIVKKPVIKTETKEVTEKVVKKPVIKTETKEVTEKVVKTPVKKAETKEVTEKVVKKPVKKAEKKEVTEKVVKKPVKKTEKKEVKKTEKKPVKKTAEKTEKKAATKTVKKKKVEKKEEPKKKKESKKVEKK, via the coding sequence ATGGGAAAAGGCGATAAAAAAACAAAAAGAGGAAAGATATTTAAAGGAACATATGGTGTTAGAAGACCAAAAAAAGCATCAATAAAATTCTTTGTTAAACCTGAGAAAGAAGAAAAGAAAGTTAAAAAAGAAATTACTGAAAAAATTGTAAAAAAACCTGTTATAAAAACAGAAACAAAGGAGGTTACTGAGAAAGTTGTAAAAAAACCTGTTATAAAAACAGAAACAAAGGAGGTTACTGAGAAAGTTGTAAAAACTCCTGTTAAAAAAGCAGAAACAAAGGAAGTTACTGAAAAAGTTGTAAAAAAGCCTGTTAAAAAAGCAGAAAAAAAGGAAGTTACTGAAAAAGTTGTAAAAAAGCCTGTTAAAAAAACAGAAAAAAAGGAAGTTAAGAAAACCGAGAAAAAACCTGTAAAAAAGACAGCAGAAAAAACTGAAAAAAAAGCAGCAACTAAAACTGTAAAAAAGAAAAAAGTAGAAAAAAAGGAAGAACCAAAGAAAAAGAAAGAGTCAAAAAAAGTAGAAAAAAAATAA
- a CDS encoding DUF192 domain-containing protein has translation MTKQIIIILIIILTSCIACHKKDKKKPNPNIPPKFVVVEEPKFRKEGELFFIFTDINDTITKIDIEIADNPNKRDRGLMFRRSMPDSAGMFFIFDKAERQSFWMKNTIISLDIIYVNENYDIVNIYENTKPYSLKSLHSIEYAKYVVEVNAGFCKKFSIKIGDKIDYKIKE, from the coding sequence ATGACAAAACAAATCATAATAATTTTAATCATAATTTTAACGAGTTGTATTGCTTGTCATAAAAAGGATAAGAAAAAACCTAATCCAAATATACCTCCAAAATTTGTTGTAGTTGAAGAACCAAAATTTAGAAAAGAAGGAGAGTTGTTTTTTATCTTTACAGATATTAATGATACAATAACAAAAATTGATATTGAAATTGCTGATAATCCTAATAAAAGAGATAGGGGGTTAATGTTCAGGAGATCAATGCCTGATAGTGCAGGTATGTTTTTTATTTTTGATAAAGCTGAACGTCAGTCATTTTGGATGAAAAACACAATTATATCTTTAGATATTATATATGTAAATGAAAATTATGATATTGTAAATATATATGAAAATACTAAGCCTTATTCATTAAAATCATTGCATTCAATAGAATATGCAAAATATGTAGTTGAAGTAAATGCAGGGTTTTGCAAAAAGTTTTCTATTAAAATTGGTGATAAAATTGATTATAAGATTAAGGAATAA